A section of the Haliaeetus albicilla chromosome 6, bHalAlb1.1, whole genome shotgun sequence genome encodes:
- the SENP7 gene encoding sentrin-specific protease 7 isoform X8: MEGRTSSSSHVSWKLSANNREPSTKGKRQKDCDRHSSNDEESIGQPKVILTNVLRTKIGRKYTQAQPKTGANFSDAGKLQSDQPPSSSAASLKIWQILNPTLQSLFLSKRQPKVILTNVLRTKIGRKYIDSHVIIDANLSDADKLQSGQLPSSSIASLQTCQILSSPHESSFLSKRSEHCLRKTDDQCKLTKASKEPEKNNAFTFRRRELQKKENKNYDELEKRSRYVNSTTLSQKESGSFDSEKRKRRSSCHISDDCNVHIPEKSLLLSKEQRLSSTRSQGRRTPCEDAQGHRSNTVLVLDCIPQPLERDCTDTSTHNHLRPAPSCTEEPGSECPPRNLSEKQLSATSEDVISPRVSTIRKLKMDTSQYLSKLRNRICRGNRQRVSIDPIVLSSDDEDGPSEPKCTELPQDNITENNETDQQSDFCFSAKELEDKMESHTEQVFLTESIEDKCPISLPSGSTPRKQMNPALDVEFDSLYIGKFKWLSTGPARFTTKYITIPFQVALNKNIKLTVDTLDLRRFGLWRSDGGCSSTMIIFLWLSVDYVEKIETQLGKLVISKPSKSSEFVFLELSQPLTEWEEDRLTELITGVSKKNRAPDLLEFLSLKQALPLFKDLSPEESSFMSYSKDLLKQCMPKENTSGAHEPAVQESKPKVARPSYTLANKQNSGCYSISLSSVLNEEWKEVRETGAVKNLIVYPPPPAKGGLGVTREDLECLEYGEFLNDVIIDFYLKYLLLEKVPKHLADRTHIFSSFFYKCLTRTEKNSEGDLKVSAAQRRHRRVRTWTRHINIFSKDYIFVPVNEESHWYIAVICFPWLEEAVYEECPHQNSLHHQPQQSPLRSESENSRTDSVLAFPGNCKDEEEMDANRSLFSKGGNEIAASASVLDSGISKISLSNSKRQICKRPCILILDSLKAGSVQKTVQVLREYLEVEWEAKRKTHREFNKSTMIDLCPRVPKQDNSSDCGVYLLQYVESFFQNPIVNFEQPLNLEKWFPRQLIRSKREEIRDLILQLHFQQHSGSSS, encoded by the exons GCAACCCAAAGTTATCTTGACGAATGTCCTGAGGAcgaaaataggaagaaaatacacacaGGCGCAACCTAAAACTGGTGCTAATTTTTCTGATGCTGGCAAGCTGCAGTCAGATCAACCACCCTCGTCATCTGCTGCCAGCCTAAAGATATGGCAAATTTTAAACCCTACTCTCCAAAGCCTTTTTCTGTCTAAAAG GCAACCCAAAGTTATCTTGACGAATGTCCTGAGGACGAAAATTGGAAGAAAGTACATAGACAGCCACGTAATAATTGATGCAAATTTATCTGATGCTGACAAATTACAATCAGGTCAACTACCCTCATCATCTATTGCCAGCCTACAGACATGTCAAATATTAAGTTCTCCTCATGAAAGTTCTTTTCTGTCTAAAAG GTCTGAGCATTGCCTGAGAAAGACAGATGATCAGTGTAAATTGACCAAGGCTTCCAaggaaccagaaaaaaataatgccttCACTTTTAGAAGACgggagctgcagaagaaag aaaacaagaactATGACGAACTGGAAAAGAGGAGCAGATACGTGAACAGTACCACTCTTAGTCAGAAGGAATCTGGCTCTTTTGattctgagaaaaggaaaagaagatctAGTTGCCATATTTCTGATGACTGTAATGTACACATTCCAGAAAAATCACTTCTACTGTCT AAGGAGCAAAGACTGAGTTCAACTCGGTCTCAGGGCCGCAGAACACCCTGTGAGGATGCACAAGGTCACAGATCTAATACAGTTCTGGTGCTGGATTGTATTCCCCAGCCATTAGAGAGAGACTGTACAGACACTTCCACCCACAATCACTTAAGGcctgctcccagctgcacaGAGGAACCTGGCTCAGAGTGTCCTCCCAGAAATTTGTCAGAGAAACAGCTTTCTGCCACCAGTGAGGATGTGATTTCACCACGAGTTAGTACCATCAGGAAATTAAAGATGGACACATCACAGTACCTGAGCAAGCTGCGGAACAGAATCTGCAGGGGTAATCGGCAACGTGTTTCAATTGACCCAA ttGTCCTTTCCAGTGATGATGAAGATGGACCTTCTGAACCAAAATGCACAGAGCTGCCACAGGATAATATCACTGAGAATAACGAAACAGACCAACAGTctgacttctgtttttcagcaaagGAATTGGAAGACAAGATGGAAAGTCACACAGAGCAGGTA tttttAACAGAGTCAATTGAAGATAAATGTCCTATCAGCTTACCTTCTGGAAGCACACCTAGAAAACAGATGAACCCAGCATTGGATGTTGAATTTGATAGTCTATACATTGGGAAATTTAAATGGCTATCAACAGGTCCTGCTAGG TTTACAACCAAGTACATTACGATCCCATTTCAAG tggctcttaataaaaatattaagctGACAGTGGATACTCTGGATCTGAGAAGGTTTGGCTTGTGGAGAAGTGATGGTGGCTGTTCTTCAACAATGATCATTTTCCTTTGGCTGTCTGTGGATTATGTAGAAAAGATTGAAACCCAACTAGGAAAGTTAGTTATCAGCAAGCCAT CCAAATCTAGTGAATTTGTATTTCTTGAACTGTCCCAACCACTCACAGAATGGGAAGAAGACAGACTGACTGAATTGATTACAGGTGTGAGCAAGAAGAACAGAGCACCAGATCTCCTTGAGTTTTTGTCTTTGAAGCAAGCATTACCCTTGTTTAAGGACCTTTCTCCTGAAGAGAGCTCTTTTATGAGTTACAGTAAGGATCTACTAAAGCAATGTATGCCAAAAGAGAATACCTCAGGTGCTCATGAGCCTGCAGTTCAG GAATCAAAACCAAAAGTGGCCAGGCCTAGTTATACCCTCGCAAATAAGCAGAATAGTGGTTGTTATTCAATCTCTCTGTCCTCTGTACTGAATGAAGAATGGAAAGAAGTAAGAGAAACTGGAGCAGTTAAGAA TTTAATTGTTTATCCACCTCCACCTGCAAAAGGAGGACTGGGAGTCACAAGAGAAGACCTGGAGTGCTTAGAATATGGAGAGTTTCTCAATGATGTCATAATTGATTTCTATCTTAA ATACCTGTTGTTGGAGAAGGTGCCAAAACATCTTGCCGACCGTACACACATTTTTAGCAGTTTCTTCTATAAGTGCCTGaccaggacagaaaaaaactcTGAGGGGGATCTCAAAGTTTC agcagcacagagaagaCACAGAAGAGTAAGAACGTGGACTCGTCATATAAACATCTTCAGTAAAGATTATatctttgtgcctgtgaatgaGGA GTCTCATTGGTACATTGCAGTTATCTGTTTTCCTTGGTTAGAAGAAGCTGTGTATGAGGAGTGTCCCCATCAGAATTCATTGCATCACCAGCCTCAACAGTCTCCACTTCGATCAGAGAGTGAGAACAGTAGAACTGATTCAGTGTTGGCCTTTCCTGGTAACTGCAAggatgaagaagaaatggaTGCTAACAGAAGTTTATTCTCAAAAG GTGGCAATGaaattgctgcttctgcttcagtTCTGGATTCAGGTATTTCTAAA ATCTCCCTAAGTAATTCCAAAAGGCAGATTTGTAAAAG GCCTTGTATACTCATCTTAGATTCTTTGAAAGCTGGTTCTGTGCAGAAAACAGTTCAGGTTTTGAGAGA GTACCTTGAAGTGGAATGGGAAGCTAAACGAAAAACGCATCGAGAATTCAATAAATCAACAATGATTGACCTGTGTCCCAGAGTGCCTAAACAAGATAACAGCAGCGATTGTGGAGTCTATTTGCTGCAATATGTGGAAAGCTTCTTCCAG AATCCCATAGTTAACTTTGAACAGCCACTGAATCTGGAGAAGTGGTTCCCTCGTCAGCTCAtcagaagcaaaagagaagaaattcgAGACCTGATCTTGCAACTGCACTTTCAACAGCatagtggcagcagcagctaa
- the SENP7 gene encoding sentrin-specific protease 7 isoform X1, protein MEGRTSSSSHVSFRIPKKKTNTKSEDVQVQSPLARLPGSHHWDYPLKEWKLSANNREPSTKGKRQKDCDRHSSNDEESIGQPKVILTNVLRTKIGRKYTQAQPKTGANFSDAGKLQSDQPPSSSAASLKIWQILNPTLQSLFLSKRQPKVILTNVLRTKIGRKYIDSHVIIDANLSDADKLQSGQLPSSSIASLQTCQILSSPHESSFLSKRSEHCLRKTDDQCKLTKASKEPEKNNAFTFRRRELQKKENKNYDELEKRSRYVNSTTLSQKESGSFDSEKRKRRSSCHISDDCNVHIPEKSLLLSKEQRLSSTRSQGRRTPCEDAQGHRSNTVLVLDCIPQPLERDCTDTSTHNHLRPAPSCTEEPGSECPPRNLSEKQLSATSEDVISPRVSTIRKLKMDTSQYLSKLRNRICRGNRQRVSIDPIVLSSDDEDGPSEPKCTELPQDNITENNETDQQSDFCFSAKELEDKMESHTEQVFLTESIEDKCPISLPSGSTPRKQMNPALDVEFDSLYIGKFKWLSTGPARFTTKYITIPFQVALNKNIKLTVDTLDLRRFGLWRSDGGCSSTMIIFLWLSVDYVEKIETQLGKLVISKPSKSSEFVFLELSQPLTEWEEDRLTELITGVSKKNRAPDLLEFLSLKQALPLFKDLSPEESSFMSYSKDLLKQCMPKENTSGAHEPAVQESKPKVARPSYTLANKQNSGCYSISLSSVLNEEWKEVRETGAVKNLIVYPPPPAKGGLGVTREDLECLEYGEFLNDVIIDFYLKYLLLEKVPKHLADRTHIFSSFFYKCLTRTEKNSEGDLKVSAAQRRHRRVRTWTRHINIFSKDYIFVPVNEESHWYIAVICFPWLEEAVYEECPHQNSLHHQPQQSPLRSESENSRTDSVLAFPGNCKDEEEMDANRSLFSKGGNEIAASASVLDSGISKISLSNSKRQICKRPCILILDSLKAGSVQKTVQVLREYLEVEWEAKRKTHREFNKSTMIDLCPRVPKQDNSSDCGVYLLQYVESFFQNPIVNFEQPLNLEKWFPRQLIRSKREEIRDLILQLHFQQHSGSSS, encoded by the exons GCAACCCAAAGTTATCTTGACGAATGTCCTGAGGAcgaaaataggaagaaaatacacacaGGCGCAACCTAAAACTGGTGCTAATTTTTCTGATGCTGGCAAGCTGCAGTCAGATCAACCACCCTCGTCATCTGCTGCCAGCCTAAAGATATGGCAAATTTTAAACCCTACTCTCCAAAGCCTTTTTCTGTCTAAAAG GCAACCCAAAGTTATCTTGACGAATGTCCTGAGGACGAAAATTGGAAGAAAGTACATAGACAGCCACGTAATAATTGATGCAAATTTATCTGATGCTGACAAATTACAATCAGGTCAACTACCCTCATCATCTATTGCCAGCCTACAGACATGTCAAATATTAAGTTCTCCTCATGAAAGTTCTTTTCTGTCTAAAAG GTCTGAGCATTGCCTGAGAAAGACAGATGATCAGTGTAAATTGACCAAGGCTTCCAaggaaccagaaaaaaataatgccttCACTTTTAGAAGACgggagctgcagaagaaag aaaacaagaactATGACGAACTGGAAAAGAGGAGCAGATACGTGAACAGTACCACTCTTAGTCAGAAGGAATCTGGCTCTTTTGattctgagaaaaggaaaagaagatctAGTTGCCATATTTCTGATGACTGTAATGTACACATTCCAGAAAAATCACTTCTACTGTCT AAGGAGCAAAGACTGAGTTCAACTCGGTCTCAGGGCCGCAGAACACCCTGTGAGGATGCACAAGGTCACAGATCTAATACAGTTCTGGTGCTGGATTGTATTCCCCAGCCATTAGAGAGAGACTGTACAGACACTTCCACCCACAATCACTTAAGGcctgctcccagctgcacaGAGGAACCTGGCTCAGAGTGTCCTCCCAGAAATTTGTCAGAGAAACAGCTTTCTGCCACCAGTGAGGATGTGATTTCACCACGAGTTAGTACCATCAGGAAATTAAAGATGGACACATCACAGTACCTGAGCAAGCTGCGGAACAGAATCTGCAGGGGTAATCGGCAACGTGTTTCAATTGACCCAA ttGTCCTTTCCAGTGATGATGAAGATGGACCTTCTGAACCAAAATGCACAGAGCTGCCACAGGATAATATCACTGAGAATAACGAAACAGACCAACAGTctgacttctgtttttcagcaaagGAATTGGAAGACAAGATGGAAAGTCACACAGAGCAGGTA tttttAACAGAGTCAATTGAAGATAAATGTCCTATCAGCTTACCTTCTGGAAGCACACCTAGAAAACAGATGAACCCAGCATTGGATGTTGAATTTGATAGTCTATACATTGGGAAATTTAAATGGCTATCAACAGGTCCTGCTAGG TTTACAACCAAGTACATTACGATCCCATTTCAAG tggctcttaataaaaatattaagctGACAGTGGATACTCTGGATCTGAGAAGGTTTGGCTTGTGGAGAAGTGATGGTGGCTGTTCTTCAACAATGATCATTTTCCTTTGGCTGTCTGTGGATTATGTAGAAAAGATTGAAACCCAACTAGGAAAGTTAGTTATCAGCAAGCCAT CCAAATCTAGTGAATTTGTATTTCTTGAACTGTCCCAACCACTCACAGAATGGGAAGAAGACAGACTGACTGAATTGATTACAGGTGTGAGCAAGAAGAACAGAGCACCAGATCTCCTTGAGTTTTTGTCTTTGAAGCAAGCATTACCCTTGTTTAAGGACCTTTCTCCTGAAGAGAGCTCTTTTATGAGTTACAGTAAGGATCTACTAAAGCAATGTATGCCAAAAGAGAATACCTCAGGTGCTCATGAGCCTGCAGTTCAG GAATCAAAACCAAAAGTGGCCAGGCCTAGTTATACCCTCGCAAATAAGCAGAATAGTGGTTGTTATTCAATCTCTCTGTCCTCTGTACTGAATGAAGAATGGAAAGAAGTAAGAGAAACTGGAGCAGTTAAGAA TTTAATTGTTTATCCACCTCCACCTGCAAAAGGAGGACTGGGAGTCACAAGAGAAGACCTGGAGTGCTTAGAATATGGAGAGTTTCTCAATGATGTCATAATTGATTTCTATCTTAA ATACCTGTTGTTGGAGAAGGTGCCAAAACATCTTGCCGACCGTACACACATTTTTAGCAGTTTCTTCTATAAGTGCCTGaccaggacagaaaaaaactcTGAGGGGGATCTCAAAGTTTC agcagcacagagaagaCACAGAAGAGTAAGAACGTGGACTCGTCATATAAACATCTTCAGTAAAGATTATatctttgtgcctgtgaatgaGGA GTCTCATTGGTACATTGCAGTTATCTGTTTTCCTTGGTTAGAAGAAGCTGTGTATGAGGAGTGTCCCCATCAGAATTCATTGCATCACCAGCCTCAACAGTCTCCACTTCGATCAGAGAGTGAGAACAGTAGAACTGATTCAGTGTTGGCCTTTCCTGGTAACTGCAAggatgaagaagaaatggaTGCTAACAGAAGTTTATTCTCAAAAG GTGGCAATGaaattgctgcttctgcttcagtTCTGGATTCAGGTATTTCTAAA ATCTCCCTAAGTAATTCCAAAAGGCAGATTTGTAAAAG GCCTTGTATACTCATCTTAGATTCTTTGAAAGCTGGTTCTGTGCAGAAAACAGTTCAGGTTTTGAGAGA GTACCTTGAAGTGGAATGGGAAGCTAAACGAAAAACGCATCGAGAATTCAATAAATCAACAATGATTGACCTGTGTCCCAGAGTGCCTAAACAAGATAACAGCAGCGATTGTGGAGTCTATTTGCTGCAATATGTGGAAAGCTTCTTCCAG AATCCCATAGTTAACTTTGAACAGCCACTGAATCTGGAGAAGTGGTTCCCTCGTCAGCTCAtcagaagcaaaagagaagaaattcgAGACCTGATCTTGCAACTGCACTTTCAACAGCatagtggcagcagcagctaa
- the SENP7 gene encoding sentrin-specific protease 7 isoform X3: protein MEGRTSSSSHVSFRIPKKKTNTKSEDVQVQSPLARLPGSHHWDYPLKEWKLSANNREPSTKGKRQKDCDRHSSNDEESIGQPKVILTNVLRTKIGRKYTQAQPKTGANFSDAGKLQSDQPPSSSAASLKIWQILNPTLQSLFLSKRQPKVILTNVLRTKIGRKYIDSHVIIDANLSDADKLQSGQLPSSSIASLQTCQILSSPHESSFLSKRSEHCLRKTDDQCKLTKASKEPEKNNAFTFRRRELQKKENKNYDELEKRSRYVNSTTLSQKESGSFDSEKRKRRSSCHISDDCNVHIPEKSLLLSEQRLSSTRSQGRRTPCEDAQGHRSNTVLVLDCIPQPLERDCTDTSTHNHLRPAPSCTEEPGSECPPRNLSEKQLSATSEDVISPRVSTIRKLKMDTSQYLSKLRNRICRGNRQRVSIDPIVLSSDDEDGPSEPKCTELPQDNITENNETDQQSDFCFSAKELEDKMESHTEQVFLTESIEDKCPISLPSGSTPRKQMNPALDVEFDSLYIGKFKWLSTGPARFTTKYITIPFQVALNKNIKLTVDTLDLRRFGLWRSDGGCSSTMIIFLWLSVDYVEKIETQLGKLVISKPSKSSEFVFLELSQPLTEWEEDRLTELITGVSKKNRAPDLLEFLSLKQALPLFKDLSPEESSFMSYSKDLLKQCMPKENTSGAHEPAVQESKPKVARPSYTLANKQNSGCYSISLSSVLNEEWKEVRETGAVKNLIVYPPPPAKGGLGVTREDLECLEYGEFLNDVIIDFYLKYLLLEKVPKHLADRTHIFSSFFYKCLTRTEKNSEGDLKVSAAQRRHRRVRTWTRHINIFSKDYIFVPVNEESHWYIAVICFPWLEEAVYEECPHQNSLHHQPQQSPLRSESENSRTDSVLAFPGNCKDEEEMDANRSLFSKGGNEIAASASVLDSGISKISLSNSKRQICKRPCILILDSLKAGSVQKTVQVLREYLEVEWEAKRKTHREFNKSTMIDLCPRVPKQDNSSDCGVYLLQYVESFFQNPIVNFEQPLNLEKWFPRQLIRSKREEIRDLILQLHFQQHSGSSS from the exons GCAACCCAAAGTTATCTTGACGAATGTCCTGAGGAcgaaaataggaagaaaatacacacaGGCGCAACCTAAAACTGGTGCTAATTTTTCTGATGCTGGCAAGCTGCAGTCAGATCAACCACCCTCGTCATCTGCTGCCAGCCTAAAGATATGGCAAATTTTAAACCCTACTCTCCAAAGCCTTTTTCTGTCTAAAAG GCAACCCAAAGTTATCTTGACGAATGTCCTGAGGACGAAAATTGGAAGAAAGTACATAGACAGCCACGTAATAATTGATGCAAATTTATCTGATGCTGACAAATTACAATCAGGTCAACTACCCTCATCATCTATTGCCAGCCTACAGACATGTCAAATATTAAGTTCTCCTCATGAAAGTTCTTTTCTGTCTAAAAG GTCTGAGCATTGCCTGAGAAAGACAGATGATCAGTGTAAATTGACCAAGGCTTCCAaggaaccagaaaaaaataatgccttCACTTTTAGAAGACgggagctgcagaagaaag aaaacaagaactATGACGAACTGGAAAAGAGGAGCAGATACGTGAACAGTACCACTCTTAGTCAGAAGGAATCTGGCTCTTTTGattctgagaaaaggaaaagaagatctAGTTGCCATATTTCTGATGACTGTAATGTACACATTCCAGAAAAATCACTTCTACTGTCT GAGCAAAGACTGAGTTCAACTCGGTCTCAGGGCCGCAGAACACCCTGTGAGGATGCACAAGGTCACAGATCTAATACAGTTCTGGTGCTGGATTGTATTCCCCAGCCATTAGAGAGAGACTGTACAGACACTTCCACCCACAATCACTTAAGGcctgctcccagctgcacaGAGGAACCTGGCTCAGAGTGTCCTCCCAGAAATTTGTCAGAGAAACAGCTTTCTGCCACCAGTGAGGATGTGATTTCACCACGAGTTAGTACCATCAGGAAATTAAAGATGGACACATCACAGTACCTGAGCAAGCTGCGGAACAGAATCTGCAGGGGTAATCGGCAACGTGTTTCAATTGACCCAA ttGTCCTTTCCAGTGATGATGAAGATGGACCTTCTGAACCAAAATGCACAGAGCTGCCACAGGATAATATCACTGAGAATAACGAAACAGACCAACAGTctgacttctgtttttcagcaaagGAATTGGAAGACAAGATGGAAAGTCACACAGAGCAGGTA tttttAACAGAGTCAATTGAAGATAAATGTCCTATCAGCTTACCTTCTGGAAGCACACCTAGAAAACAGATGAACCCAGCATTGGATGTTGAATTTGATAGTCTATACATTGGGAAATTTAAATGGCTATCAACAGGTCCTGCTAGG TTTACAACCAAGTACATTACGATCCCATTTCAAG tggctcttaataaaaatattaagctGACAGTGGATACTCTGGATCTGAGAAGGTTTGGCTTGTGGAGAAGTGATGGTGGCTGTTCTTCAACAATGATCATTTTCCTTTGGCTGTCTGTGGATTATGTAGAAAAGATTGAAACCCAACTAGGAAAGTTAGTTATCAGCAAGCCAT CCAAATCTAGTGAATTTGTATTTCTTGAACTGTCCCAACCACTCACAGAATGGGAAGAAGACAGACTGACTGAATTGATTACAGGTGTGAGCAAGAAGAACAGAGCACCAGATCTCCTTGAGTTTTTGTCTTTGAAGCAAGCATTACCCTTGTTTAAGGACCTTTCTCCTGAAGAGAGCTCTTTTATGAGTTACAGTAAGGATCTACTAAAGCAATGTATGCCAAAAGAGAATACCTCAGGTGCTCATGAGCCTGCAGTTCAG GAATCAAAACCAAAAGTGGCCAGGCCTAGTTATACCCTCGCAAATAAGCAGAATAGTGGTTGTTATTCAATCTCTCTGTCCTCTGTACTGAATGAAGAATGGAAAGAAGTAAGAGAAACTGGAGCAGTTAAGAA TTTAATTGTTTATCCACCTCCACCTGCAAAAGGAGGACTGGGAGTCACAAGAGAAGACCTGGAGTGCTTAGAATATGGAGAGTTTCTCAATGATGTCATAATTGATTTCTATCTTAA ATACCTGTTGTTGGAGAAGGTGCCAAAACATCTTGCCGACCGTACACACATTTTTAGCAGTTTCTTCTATAAGTGCCTGaccaggacagaaaaaaactcTGAGGGGGATCTCAAAGTTTC agcagcacagagaagaCACAGAAGAGTAAGAACGTGGACTCGTCATATAAACATCTTCAGTAAAGATTATatctttgtgcctgtgaatgaGGA GTCTCATTGGTACATTGCAGTTATCTGTTTTCCTTGGTTAGAAGAAGCTGTGTATGAGGAGTGTCCCCATCAGAATTCATTGCATCACCAGCCTCAACAGTCTCCACTTCGATCAGAGAGTGAGAACAGTAGAACTGATTCAGTGTTGGCCTTTCCTGGTAACTGCAAggatgaagaagaaatggaTGCTAACAGAAGTTTATTCTCAAAAG GTGGCAATGaaattgctgcttctgcttcagtTCTGGATTCAGGTATTTCTAAA ATCTCCCTAAGTAATTCCAAAAGGCAGATTTGTAAAAG GCCTTGTATACTCATCTTAGATTCTTTGAAAGCTGGTTCTGTGCAGAAAACAGTTCAGGTTTTGAGAGA GTACCTTGAAGTGGAATGGGAAGCTAAACGAAAAACGCATCGAGAATTCAATAAATCAACAATGATTGACCTGTGTCCCAGAGTGCCTAAACAAGATAACAGCAGCGATTGTGGAGTCTATTTGCTGCAATATGTGGAAAGCTTCTTCCAG AATCCCATAGTTAACTTTGAACAGCCACTGAATCTGGAGAAGTGGTTCCCTCGTCAGCTCAtcagaagcaaaagagaagaaattcgAGACCTGATCTTGCAACTGCACTTTCAACAGCatagtggcagcagcagctaa